The Panicum virgatum strain AP13 chromosome 6K, P.virgatum_v5, whole genome shotgun sequence nucleotide sequence ccttgcatagtctagttaaagtgggctacttatacccgttggcggttaagtcgtgctgagtattagaatactcagccttgctgttgaaaccctttttcaggtatgagttttgaagatcagatcgctagcttcacctatccttgctcgttgcctcctggctggtctgtagagtgggatacgtctgcgaccggcaatgactatgacgagtgataccatgcttgggctagcctggtgtcctttttcgacgtgttgtagccgtcgtgttttaacttccgctgttttaaactctgaacttatagttgtggcttgtataactgctttactaCGTTTGGTCTTGTATTAATGTTTTAGAACcagtttgtaataacttttatgcctgtgatgtaaaaattgtggttgtaatatctctggactcgccttcgtgtggggtatgcttgttcgatccgagagcCGGTgattgtatcgggacgttacccgacagaccaagaattgttccgtttgaagtgcgtttgaactgatattgcctttatggtgatggcctgcgcacttgagccgggataatttaggcggttctgccacacttggtgaagactggtgtcctgatttctggctccgggggtccggcgttgaagtccggacccccagaattgcttggggaaggagtccattccgctatgaaatcggccaggatctggctcttgactgcatggcgaggctggaagtccagctggaactcagccaattctgctgcccacttggcgatattgcccgtggcgttggagttgtgcaggatcgctcttagcgggtaagaggtcactacaacaactcggtgtgcctgaaagtagtggcgtagtttcctggacgcaataagtattgcatagataagcttatgcgtctcaagatacctggcttTTGCCTCGTGAAGGACTTCGCTGAAGTAGTAGACGGGcttttggatggtccggaccctggtgaccgggtccggctcgcccttatccaccacgtcaggtccttgtacccccagcggttctgggttcccactgggacgaggctACTCCGGACCaccttgtccggggtccggaccttcagacagaggtgaggctgacgggcccccatgtccggggtccggctcaccgtcctcggccggggagaccctggtgtccccctggcgaacTTGCTCCATcatctcggcgaccagcaccatgctgaccgcctctgcagacgtagcaagatacagaaacaacatctcaccgggctctggagccaccaatattggcagtgaggtgagatgctgcttcagctcctggaaggcttgttcagcctcttcggtctaagaaaatggaccggacctcctcaatagcttgaagaaggggagggccctctcagccagcctcgttgttggagtcggagttgtcgtcgtggtacacacccttcagctcccgagcgggggattggtaccccagctccttctcctcggccgcggccccgctgtcggaggccttctccttaccAGGCCGCTGGTGAGGAGGGGGTGAACTGTCCTTGCAGGACTGCTCACACCGCCCACTGACCcacttcgcgagcttctggatctcacgGCAGTCAGCGgtgctgtggcgagcggtgggatgcactgggcatgaacctccgccgccaccttgcgggcgagggcgtttgccatgagcattctggcccccagccgctgctgctACGGCTGGACCGCCTGgttgcggctccccgcgactctggttcttgttcttcttcttcttgccaccgccctgagcggtagcaccggagccaccagctttggcatctccgtcttggggggctgagtgccatgcgcggccctcagcggccctggcacacttgtctgccagggagaaaagcgtggtaacgctttccacctcgtgcgtcgctagcttctcgagcatcttctcgtcatgTACCCCCTGatggaaagcagtgataatagatgcatcggagatacgaggaatggtaccccgtaccttggtgaagcgcgagatgaatgcccggagcgtctctccgggtttctgcctcatagcGTGGAGGTGGGCCTCCactccatgctgctggtacgcactggcgaagttcgcagtgaaccttgaacagagctcctcccaggactggatcgtcccaggagtaaggttcatgagccaagtccgggctggcccagacaaggctacatgaaagtagcttgccatgacggcgtcgttaccaccagctgctgtgatggcggtaatgTACACCTGCAGGCTTGGGTATCCGGGCAttcaccggaggcttgggtgccaccacgtccaagttggcgttgaggttgcggccctcaaggttgagacggcgctctcgcgccctctccacggagatgcgggcgtcctcaccaacacgcctgcggttgagctccgcccgcaggtcttctgttcgtgcacccctcactgtttgggagcgcacggatgccgacgcggcgccctggcgccggtggtacggtaccaccgcattgccaggcggaggtcgttgcccagtctttgcagaactgggggaggcctgagccagatggaggagacggtcgacgtcgtcccgccactgcctcagggcgtctggcgaggctgcagcagccggagcgttgcggagcaactccctagctgccgccagcgctccgccgctcgcagcttgtgagggggcccttgacgggcgccctgactcctgccggcgagctgcgcgcgccgccgccgacggtggctgctccacaggcacagttgcccctggagcaggagcgcgagaggcgtgtggcgtggaggacgccacaccctctgtcatctccacgtcgtccacccgaaccatggagacgagcaagagatgaaccggAACCAGCTatggcccctacctggcgcgccaaatgtcgtggtgtggcaaaccacagccgggtggcggaatacacccgcctaagcccagagggtgagtactcgagGGTTAGTtagcgactagttcgatctcgctcaagaacacgatgaacacagcaagtttagagtggttcgggccgccggagcgtaataccctacgtccactgtgtgttgtattgcttgagaCTGGAGAGCTTGGAGCTGAGTCCAGAGTGTGTCCGAGAGTGCTCTAGAGTGCTTGTCGTGTACAGCGaacgcctcccttttatatctcaaggaaGGCGCAtaatggccgttgggtccccgacaggtgggctcaTCGATGTAGTACAAAATAACGTACTGCTCATATATTATGGCATCACAGGCGAatgagatctctctcctggatttctttgcctgctcctggaatcccctGTTCAGCGTGTCCAGGCGCTATCTTGTCGAAACGACGCCAGGCGTAGcaagcggcgtcgcctgccacgtagctgaacgggctgtgtagcttgtgGCATAggaggcatgatggaaaagtgtcgtgccgtcgtgtccaattaatgcggcagacgggctctgtgcgggtgcggcgcatgcggctgcactgtgtaactcggtaatacgcggtctacagtgagaacTGACAAAGTCTGCCCCgcgagccgcggcggcagagcacgcctcaacctcccgcattgaatgcggtgggtgggcgagtcttccagcggaagactggcgcccgcgcccgcggaaTACGTGGTGGCTCCTGACCCCGCCCCCCCGGTGGTATGTTAGCTCTAcacgcgtgggaggtccgggcggGCGTGAGGAGGTGTCGGACCCCTATGGGAGGTCCGGGCGGGCGTGAGGAGGTgccggacccctatgggaggTCCGTGATCTCGGtggttggctcggagcttcccttcctcggggacacgtggcgtctccggacccgtcccatggcggggagcggatccggggccgttggcccggtgaggtaagagcctgatcTGTGGCCCCCCGGTTGCTCCGCCTTTtaccgcgtagttacggatgactacgcgggtcctatcttactacgcgggtcctgccttacTACAATAGAAATGGGTATCCTGGTACAGAATACCGACAAGATCAGTGAGACTGCAAGTGAAGCTGAGCCAGGACGATGGGGAATGGGCACGAGAGCTGTGAACAGTGtgagatggaggaggagaaggagcagtCCAATCGAATTCATGAATCCTGGCCGGCACCTAACCGCTCAACTTGGGGACGGAGGTGAAAGCGAGTTGCTCATCGATCGTCGCCGGTTTGGGAAATGGACGGGCAGGTTCAGAGTAGCGGAATCCAGGGTCAGCGGACGCAAGTGGAAACCACCACCCACAAATCCGGGGCTGGCAGCCAGAACAGAAGGATCATCGTCGGAGTACTACCACCTTTTTTTCCTCATATTCTATTATTATTTAGAGTATCTTTTTCATGTCGTGGTGAAAAGACCACGATGTAGCGTCGAAATTGCAGGCGACAAAGGCCATGAGATCAAGCAAGTGAAGCTGAACCATGGACGACGAGGAATGGGCACGAGAGCTGTGAACAGTGCGATCGAGGAGAAGGAGCGAGCAAGGCAAGCAATCTCTTCTGTGCTTGCGATTGGTTGGTTCCTGCCCGCTCCAACTCCCAAGGGATCACGGAACATGTCCTTCCACCACAGGGCTGGACTGGAAGGTGCGTGCATGTCGGCAACCGATCTGAATCCGGGACAGGTGTCGATGCATTCAGCCCGCTGGGTGTACCTACCCGATCCCGGTCGTCATCGTCATGGCCCCCGGCCGCCACGACCTCCCCAACCATCCAGCCACCATGGCAACAGTCTCACGCTCAAACTCAAACTCGCCTGCACCAAAAAAgaccaaggaaaagaaagaaaatataaTTATTTGCAGGAGCTTATCAATCCGCCGCCGTGCTGTTGCTGCAGGATTCTACTActagcaggggcggagccaccactagggcgAGCAAGGGCGGCCGCCCTAGGTCCCTGTGGGCGAACTCCACATCATACAGGTAGTCCGCAGCTCCGGCGAGGtcccatggcggagcggcggcgccctccgACGGAGAAGAACGGCTTTCGTCCGTCAGCCTGAGATTGGGGGCGACCTGGCGAGCGTGGGCCGCTGGCCTGGTGCCTGGTGGGCTGCAGCTTGCGCCCTACGGCCCAAAAAAAACGCGGGCGTCCTCTTCCAACACCCACCCgcatcgagccgccgccgctcagcgCCTGAACCCCGCGCCCTCCGCTCCTCCCGGCTCCCCCCTCCACCGCTCGGCGCTCGCGCCCCCGTGCCCCGGTCGCCGCCCCCGGGCCCCGGCCGCAGCCCCcggtcccccgccgccgcggggatcTGCCTGCAGGGGCGCAGCCGCGCAGGGCAGCAGGGCCAGGCCGCGCCCTCCGCTCCTCCCCGGCTCCCCCCTCCACCGCTCGGCGCTCGCGCCCCcgggccccggccgccgcccccggtcgcctgccgccgcggcccgcggggATCTGCCTGCAGGGGCGCAGCCGCGCAGGGCAGCAGGGCCAGGCCGCGCCCTCCGCTCCTCCCCGGCTCCCCCCTCCACCGCTCGGCGCTCGCGCCCCCGGGCCCCGGCCGCAGCCCCcggtcgcccgccgccgcggggatcTGCCTGCAGGGGCGCAGGGCAGCAGGGCTAGGGCAGCAGCCCGCCTCCGGCCGGCCTTTCCCCGCCCGCGCAGAGCAGCCGACAGCAGATTCAGGAAGGAGCAGCGGCAAGCCGGCAACGCAGGTGAGCAATCCTTGATTCACTTCAAATTGATTGGTTGTTAGATTGCATAGTTGATTGAGCTTGAGATTGCTTTAGCAATTTTAATTGCAAGGGAAAATACTGGATCAAGTCATGTTTTATGCCTTTTTCAAGCTGATGATAGAGGACTGCTTGCTGCTGTTCGTTAAATCTTCATTTTTTAGTTTACAATATCATGTGACATGTGTAGGCTAACAGTAGAGAAAATATGTGTCTAATCACAGTTTCTAGCATGGTTATATTGATGACGTGAATATCATGTGACTCCATTTGTCTATTGAAATATCTATTATTGATACTTCCATTATTAAAAGGTAACATCTTGATTCTTGTTGGTTGTTCTACCATTTTTGCTCAAAACATGCAAGCTGTCGTTAGTAGCGAAAATTTTAGAGTATGAGTCCGCCCTAGGTGAATTCTCgggctggcttcgccactgaCTACTAGGCTGTTTGGACGCTCCGCGCCATGGGAGTTCTTGGCATCTTGACATTCCTGTCGTGAGTGACTGCACCAGCTTCAGCAGGATTCGATTCCCTTCCGTTCCATTTGTGATGAATGATGATCAGCCGAGTCCTCCGGCGCATCGGCGGCATTCATGGCGGTGACGGCGACGCAAAGCGGCGCCGCGGCTGCCGGCCAACTTGGGTCGGCAGCATCCGGAGTGGAGCCCCGCAAGTTGCCGCCGCCCGGCATGGAGGAGCCTGAACGCTACTCCTCTGATGCGGCCTGCGGCTCAAAGGAGACGATGGCGACGTCAGAAAGGGAAGATGAGCTTTACATGACTGGCTGGGAACACTGTTGCGTCGCGTTGCTCTTGCTCTGTCGTCCATggtcctctctctctcgctcgctcgTGACCAATAGACGATGGCAGCGGCTCGCTTGAAAGGAAGGCACCAGCACTTTTTTCAGAGCGCAACAAAGACCATAGAGAAAAAGGATCTAGTGATGTTCAGAAAACAGAGCTGAGGAGACAGGACCGAGCTGATGCtgatcatcatcattatctaaAATGAAACGGAGCAATAGCTTTGTTTTTCTTGAAAAGCTGAAACAAAGCAATCTCATTAACTCTCGTAACACAAGTCTTGACAAAGCAGAGAATCTAGCCTTTGCTCTTGAGAGAAACAACCTTGGGACTGAACATTTACATGGACCTAAGGTTACCTAGCATCAGAGTATACCATATAACTTTTCCTGGCTTTAAGCCAGCCAGTAATTTACACAAAATGGAATGAGAAGAGAGCAGGGAGGAGGACAGGAGCCACAAATCCTCCTCACGACCTCACCCGTCTTCGCTCTGCTTCGCATCCTCTGCTGCACTACAACTAGAAAAACCCTCCTACAAACTGCTAACCAACTTCCGCATGCCTATCAAACAAGAAAGAACAGCCCAACAAACAAACGAGATTGTTGATTTCGCTGGGGTGGTTTCACTTCATCTCGAGGCCTCTGAAGTCGAGGAGCATGCCGACCCTGAGCCCCAGGAAgtggctgttgctgctgcaggTGCACCCGGCGGCGCCCTTCTGGAGGCCCAGGCTGCAGCCGAAGCAGAGTCCTAGAGTGCCGTGGCCGGCCTGCAGCATCTCGCGCTTGACGGCGGCGGGCTTGACGAGCTCCTGGTCCTCTTCTTCCTTGTGGCAGGGCGGGCTGATGCAGAGGTCGAGATTGAGGTCGGGGCACCTGGGCGGCggcttgagctgctgctgctgctgcggcggcggcggcggcggcgcctcggctTCGTCGCTGAGCTGCTGCTGCGACGGCGCGTCGGGCTGGAAGGAGATGGTGACGTTTCTGGCTGCGTCGGCGATGGGGCGGTGTGTGACGGGGTCGATGCCGCGGCTGAGGAGCTTGCGCTTGATGTGCGTGTTCCAGTAGTTCTTGATCTCGTTGTCGGTGCGGCCGGGGAGGCGCGCGGCGATGAGCGACCACTTGTTGCCGAGGAGGCTGTGGAGCTTGACGATGAggtcgtcctcgtcggcggtgaAGTTGCCGCGCTTGAGGTCCGGGCGGAGGTAGTTGATCCAGCGCAGGCGGCAGCTCTTGCCGCAGCGCAGCAGGCCCGCGGCCTTGGGGAGGGAGCGCCAGCACCCCTCGCCGTGCGCCCGGATGTAGGCGACGAGGCGGTCGTCCTCCTCCTTGGTCCAGGCGCCCTTGTTCGTGTGCGCCTTCTCGCAGCACGGCGACCGCCCCATGGCTCTCTGctctgtggtggtggtggcggcgattGGGTGGTGGTTGGGTATCCCTGGAGAAGGAGCGGGGATGGGGAACAGGGGAAGGGAGGCGCGGGTTTTATAGGATCGGAGTCGGAGGAGGCCGGCCACAGCCGGCGgtttggttggttggttggtttggTTGGGGATGATGGGCTGGggcagggttaaccatttcgttttccggtcaaatcccggtgtttagcggaaacggaattccgttccgaaatttcggtaaatttcggcgaattttgttgaatttcggtcgaaatttattgaattttgaatttgaaaacgaaatatatcgaaaaataccaaaatttcggatcccggtaactagcggaaacgaaaaattttccgaaatttcggcgaaatttcgccgaaattgttaaccctgtGCTGGGGTTgggtcgctgctgctgctgctggtggaggTAG carries:
- the LOC120713777 gene encoding myb-related protein Zm38-like, which codes for MGRSPCCEKAHTNKGAWTKEEDDRLVAYIRAHGEGCWRSLPKAAGLLRCGKSCRLRWINYLRPDLKRGNFTADEDDLIVKLHSLLGNKWSLIAARLPGRTDNEIKNYWNTHIKRKLLSRGIDPVTHRPIADAARNVTISFQPDAPSQQQLSDEAEAPPPPPPQQQQQLKPPPRCPDLNLDLCISPPCHKEEEDQELVKPAAVKREMLQAGHGTLGLCFGCSLGLQKGAAGCTCSSNSHFLGLRVGMLLDFRGLEMK